A stretch of DNA from Gimesia chilikensis:
CTCAAGCGACTTGAGAACGCACTGAAGACATTTCCCGAACTGAACTTCATCGGCCATGGTCCCGGCTGGTGGGCATCGATTTCCGGCGGGCTCGATCAGAAATCACTGGGGGGCTACCCGAAATCGAAAGTTGAACCTGGTGGTGCGATTGATGATCTGATGAGCCGTTACCCTAACATCTACGGAGATCTCTCCGCGGGTTCGGGAGCCAACTCAATTTCCCGTGATATGGAATTCGGAACGGAATTCCTGATTCGTCGTCAGGACCGGATCATGTTCGGCACCGATTACCTCGCTCCCGGACAGCATGTTCCTCAGTTCGAACTGTTCGAAAAACTGGTTCTGCCCGATGAAGTCCGCAGCAAGATCTGCCGCGAAAATGCAATCAAGCTGTTGAAACTTTCCTGAAATCAGGCCCTCAGCCACCTCGTTTTATACGGAATCTAGTGATTACAGCAAGAAACACATATACACAAAAACACATAACGGGCGAATCTGGAGATTAATGCGGAATTTCGCGCTGTTCTTTCCGATCATATTTGTGTATGCTGATCATTAAAGAACCTTCATATTCCTGCCAGCGCTACTCACCACACAGGGTATGAGATAAAGACTGTTTTTTTATTTACCACACCAGTTTTTATCTAATCCTAATTAATAATCGAATCCTCGATTTTGAGATGGGAGAATTCGGATGTCCCAGTCAGACTTCAACCCAGAAAATACACACGGAAGACACCATCAGAGCGGCAGCAGTTTTGCCAGTTTCGCTCCCGGTTCAGACCTGATTCGCAGTGGCAGCCGTCGCTGGTTCCTGCAGACAGGCATGGCTGGTCTCGCTGGTTTGTCACTTCCGGAGCTGTTACGTCAGAAGGCACAGGCTGCTCCCCAGGCACAAATCAGCCAAAAGTACCAGGCCAAGTCGGTGATTATGATCTGGCTGTCTGGTGGTCCCAGTCAGCTTGATACCTGGGATTTGAAACCGCAGGCCCCGAAAGAAATTCGTGGTCCCTTCAATCCGATTCAGACTTCCGTCAGCGGTATTGAAATTTGCGAGCACCTGCCCAAGCAGGCAGCGATGATGGACAAGTTCGCCATCATTCGCTCGATGGATGCCACGGCCAGCAATCACACCCCCACCACCTTCCAGGCAGCGAATCCCAAATCACGTCGAACCAACGACAACCGTGACGGGGGCGGCTATCCTTCCATGGGTTCGGTAGCTGCAAAATTCCGTGGTCCCAACGTTGCGGGGATGCCTGGTTTCGTCGCACTGGCCGACAGCATGGCAGCCGACATCTATGGTGCAGGGCACCTGGGACATCGCTATGAACCACTGGACGGCGTCAAAGCAGCCGGTAAGTTCGGCATGCCGGATGGCGTCACATCTTCCCGTCTCACCGACCGTGATGCACTCCGCCGTCAGTTTGACCAGATGCGAAAACATGCTGACATGTCGTCCGACCTGGCCCTCCAGGACCGCTACGTACAGGAAGCATACGACATGGTCCTGTCGGGAAATGTTGCCCGCGCATTTGACCTCAACAAAGAACCTCAGAAGATCCGCGACAAATACGGCGACAGCTCTTTTGGTCGTAAATCACTGCTGGCCCGTCGTCTGGTTGAAGCAGGTGTCACCTTTATCACCATGAGTGATGCCTGGGGACATTGGGACCATCACGGTGACGAAGTCAAGTGGGGCGGGATCACCAAAGGTCTGAAACCGATGCTCCCCTCGTTCGATCATGGCGTGACGACGCTCATCAGCGATCTGGAAGAACGCGGTCTGCTCGATTCAACCCTGGTCCTTGTCCTGGGTGAATTTGGTCGGGGACCGGTCATCACCAAAACCGATGGACGTGGTCACTGGACTCCCGTCATGTCGATGCTGGCTGCTGGTGCAGGTGTGCCCGGCGGTCAGGTGATTGGTGCTACCGATCGTCGTGGTGGTGAAATCGCCGAACGACGTCTGGGCCCAGGCGACCTGGGTGCCACCGTGTTCAGCAAGCTGGGCATCGATCCTTACGGACACTGGATCAAACCGGGGGGACGACCCACGCCTCTGGTCGAAGGTCCTTCCGCCCCGATCGCCGAACTCAGTTAAACCGCGATTCACTTTTGAGAAGCAGCCGCAGTCGGATAACGGGCCTGCATGTTCTGCAGCATCTGTTGAAGTTGCGTTCCGAGCTGCGCTGCCTTTTCCGGCTGGCTGGCACTTAAATCATGCTGCTCACCCGGATCGCTGCTTAGATCGTACAGCTCGCGTTTTCCCGTTTCATAAAACTGCAGCAGCTTCCAGTCTCCACTGCGAATCGCAGAGACAGGTCGGGTTTTGCTCACCGCGAAATCATTGACGCCGATCGTCTCTTTGGCTGTTTCATACCCTTTTTCCGGATGATAATACGGAAAATGCCAGGTCAGCGGTCGCGTCTGCCATGCGGCTGCTTTCCCCTCCAGCAGCGGGACCAGACTTTGACCATCGAGCGTCAGCGAGTCACAGTTTCCTCCTGCGACTTCACAAAAAGTAGGAAACAGATCGGTCCCGCTGACCGGTACTTCGCACACGCTATCCGCTTTCACGTGCCCGGGCCAGCGGACCAATAGGGGCACACGGATCCCCGCTTCATACAGGTTCCACTTACTTCCCCGCAGGGGGCCATTGGCGGCATATTCGGGATGTCCGCCGTTATCAGACGTAAACACAACCAGGGTGGACTCGCGCAGGCCCTGTTGATCCAGCGCGTCCAGCACCTGTCCCACATAGGTATCGAGGGTTTCAATAAACGCACCATAGTGCGTGCGAAGTTTTTGATCTCCCGGACCAACGGCAGCGCGGCCCCGATACTTTTCTATCAGCCAGTCAGTGGGGGCTTTGACCGGAGTATGCACATGGAAATAAGAGAGATACAGAAAGAACGGCTGACTGCGTTTCTGTTGCAGGAAGCGGATGGCATTCTCTGTGACTGCATCAGGGGGAAACTCGTCCTTTTTAAAGTCTCCCGGTTTCCAGGCGAACTTTTTGGCATAAGGATGACTGCCGAAGGTTTCGACGGCTTTTTGAAATCCCTGCTGGCGGGGACCGTGTGTCGGACTCCAGCCCAGATAACGTTGATAATGCTCATTCACATGCCACTTCCCGAAGAAGCCGGTTTCGTAATCGGCCTGCTGCAACATCTCGCCGAGTGTGACTTCTTTCAAAGGCAGGTCCTGCGTGTAAGCGGGAGGCTGCATCAGGCGGGTGGGAGGTTCTACTCCGGCCGGCTTCGTCACGAATTCAAAATGCAGCCTCGCAGGTGTCTTTCCGGTCAGAATTGAGGCCCGCGAAGCAGAGCAGATTGGCGCCGGAGAATACGCATTCGTGAACTTCATTCCCTGTTTCGCCAACTGGTCAAGGTGGGGCGTATCAGCGAGCTGTCCCCCATAACAGTGCAGATCACGCCAGCCCAGATCGTCGGCCAGAATAAAGACGATGTTCGTCGGGGTCTCTGCTGCCGAAAGGGGAAGCGAACAACAACAGAGCATCAGGAAGATAAGCGCGCGACGCATCAATGAACCTCAGACTTGAAGAGCAAAGCTTATTTGATTTCAAACCCGAGTGTAACGAATTCCCCTACCGTCTTCGAGCCTGTCTGCTGCTGAGAGAGATCGACGGCAAAAGGCTGCTGCAGGCTGTTGCCCGCGAGATCTTCCAGCACAGAACCGATCACCAGCTGATAGTGCCCCGGCTCCCAGGGTTTTTCCGGGGTCCACTTCCAGACCGATTCGTGATCCGCCAGTTCGATCTTGCCGGGCACCGTTTTTCCACTGGTCGTCTGAATGCGAAGCTGACTGTGCAGCAGGGCGTAATCCAGCGATTCCCCCAGTTGACAAATCAACGGCGCTCGTGTTCCGGAGGCCGGAACATTCAGTTGCCATGACTCCGGTTTCGGCTGACGTTCATCCATGGCGACCGCTGAGAATGTTTTTTTGACTTCCTGTCCCAGTGCATGCCCCGTCAGTGCTGACCACTTCGGGTTGATCCGTAATTCATACTCCTGACCGGCATTGAGGATCGCCCCCAGTTCGACATTCAGATTCACGCCCGTCTTCTGGCGACCGGGATGAAACCAGAGTGTCAGTTGCTTCCCATCGGGAGACCAGAGCTCAGTGTGTCGAAACGGTCGGGGGACCAGTTGCTGCTGCGTTTTGTTATACAGAGAAAAATAATCAAAGATGTCGCCCTGCTGCATCGGTTCCGAAAACTGAATATAAAACTTCAAATGATTGGCGGGGAGCTGTTTACCCGAAGGATAGATCGACAGCACCTGCGGCGGTTTTGCATCGGGCAGGGGAATGGCATACGTTTTCTGCAGACGCTGTTCTCCCTCTTTCCCAGCCAGTTGTAACGCACGCGCGTCAAAGGTTGCCTGATAGCGACTGCCTCTCACGAGCGGAAATGCAGGCTGAAAGATGAGCCTTTGATCTTGCAGTTCATAGCGTCCCAGCATGGGTGGCAGCTCTTGAGAAGATTTGCTTTCCCGCTTCAGTGACAGAACCTGCTGGTACTGTTCCTCGGAGGCATCCCGGAGCGTTGTCCAGAGTCGGGAATCTGCTGCCGTCACGACCACACGACACTGCCGCGGGTCCTGTTTGTCTGCTTCAAAGCTGAGATGAAACAGACGGTCATCGGGTGAACCGGTTGCCTGCGCAGGGGCGACCAGACTGAAAGCAGTCACCAAAAACAGCGTGACTGAGATTAGTTT
This window harbors:
- a CDS encoding DUF1501 domain-containing protein, yielding MSQSDFNPENTHGRHHQSGSSFASFAPGSDLIRSGSRRWFLQTGMAGLAGLSLPELLRQKAQAAPQAQISQKYQAKSVIMIWLSGGPSQLDTWDLKPQAPKEIRGPFNPIQTSVSGIEICEHLPKQAAMMDKFAIIRSMDATASNHTPTTFQAANPKSRRTNDNRDGGGYPSMGSVAAKFRGPNVAGMPGFVALADSMAADIYGAGHLGHRYEPLDGVKAAGKFGMPDGVTSSRLTDRDALRRQFDQMRKHADMSSDLALQDRYVQEAYDMVLSGNVARAFDLNKEPQKIRDKYGDSSFGRKSLLARRLVEAGVTFITMSDAWGHWDHHGDEVKWGGITKGLKPMLPSFDHGVTTLISDLEERGLLDSTLVLVLGEFGRGPVITKTDGRGHWTPVMSMLAAGAGVPGGQVIGATDRRGGEIAERRLGPGDLGATVFSKLGIDPYGHWIKPGGRPTPLVEGPSAPIAELS
- a CDS encoding sulfatase; the protein is MRRALIFLMLCCCSLPLSAAETPTNIVFILADDLGWRDLHCYGGQLADTPHLDQLAKQGMKFTNAYSPAPICSASRASILTGKTPARLHFEFVTKPAGVEPPTRLMQPPAYTQDLPLKEVTLGEMLQQADYETGFFGKWHVNEHYQRYLGWSPTHGPRQQGFQKAVETFGSHPYAKKFAWKPGDFKKDEFPPDAVTENAIRFLQQKRSQPFFLYLSYFHVHTPVKAPTDWLIEKYRGRAAVGPGDQKLRTHYGAFIETLDTYVGQVLDALDQQGLRESTLVVFTSDNGGHPEYAANGPLRGSKWNLYEAGIRVPLLVRWPGHVKADSVCEVPVSGTDLFPTFCEVAGGNCDSLTLDGQSLVPLLEGKAAAWQTRPLTWHFPYYHPEKGYETAKETIGVNDFAVSKTRPVSAIRSGDWKLLQFYETGKRELYDLSSDPGEQHDLSASQPEKAAQLGTQLQQMLQNMQARYPTAAASQK